The following proteins come from a genomic window of Eisenibacter elegans DSM 3317:
- a CDS encoding TonB-dependent receptor — MNFSKHPLLLSVFLVVFCWQVVYSQGQEAIIKGQIVDSRNNEVVPLATVVIQGTTIGTTTDLDGNYTLRLPKAGTYNLQVSYVGYKTKLLYEVEVSLARPLTLNISLEEDAASLEEVVITASSSFAKTDESPVSLRSIGTTEIKRFPGANRDISNVLQALPGVASSVAFRNDLIIRGGAPNENRFYIDGIEVPVINHFATQGASGGPVGLLNVNLLQNVDFYSGAFPSNRGNALSSVIEFTQRDGSAERWGADFVLSATDIGLNFEGPISQRSTLNFSVRRSYLQFLFSALGLPFLPTYNDYQFKYKHKISDKLQLSIISLGALDEFGLNLNANETEEQRYILNNLPVNNQWNYSIGARLDWFRKNGFYTFVLSRSMLNNEIFKYPNNDESLERILDYRSQEIENKLRLERYLSTAGGWKITYGIGYELIKYNNRTRNRIDVPFTVSPTGVILREFQSDLAFNTYAVFGQASRRLANDKLGISIGFRMDGADYAPTMENPLAQFSPRLSLSYSFAPRWAFNFNTGIYYQRAPLTVMGYREGERLVNADNGLRYIRNQQVVGGLEYNLPKSNSRLTVEGFLKVYDRYPFLLQDSISLANLGSDFGVIGNAPVSSTSEGRSYGVEFLYQRKLTKGVYALVSYTWVRSEFQDKNGRFIPSAWDNRHIINLTGGFKFGKDWELGARFLLSGAAPFTPFDEARSLTRSVWDVTGRGVPDYNRLNEGRAGAFHNLNLRIDKKWFFSRWSFNAFFDIQNAYGFQFIGQPFIDVQRDATGNPIVDPNNPDRYLGRTFENATGTTLPSIGLIIEL; from the coding sequence ATGAATTTTTCAAAACACCCATTATTACTCTCCGTATTTTTAGTGGTTTTTTGTTGGCAAGTGGTTTATTCCCAAGGCCAAGAGGCCATTATCAAAGGCCAAATTGTAGACAGTCGAAACAACGAAGTAGTTCCTTTGGCCACTGTAGTCATACAGGGCACCACCATTGGCACCACCACCGACCTCGACGGCAACTATACCCTGAGGTTGCCCAAAGCAGGGACATACAACCTTCAGGTTTCGTATGTGGGCTACAAAACCAAGCTGCTGTACGAAGTCGAGGTAAGCCTTGCTAGGCCTTTGACGCTCAATATCAGCCTCGAAGAAGACGCGGCCAGCCTCGAAGAGGTTGTGATTACGGCCAGCAGCAGCTTTGCCAAAACCGACGAAAGCCCTGTATCATTGCGCAGTATTGGTACCACCGAAATCAAACGCTTTCCGGGAGCCAACCGGGATATTTCCAATGTATTGCAGGCCTTGCCCGGGGTAGCGAGTTCGGTGGCTTTTCGGAATGACCTCATCATCCGTGGAGGCGCGCCCAACGAAAACCGATTTTATATCGACGGTATCGAAGTGCCAGTAATCAATCACTTTGCCACCCAAGGCGCATCAGGAGGGCCTGTGGGTCTGCTGAATGTCAATTTGTTACAGAATGTTGATTTTTACTCTGGGGCTTTCCCCTCCAATAGGGGCAACGCGCTCAGTTCGGTGATTGAGTTTACCCAACGCGATGGCAGTGCGGAGCGCTGGGGTGCAGACTTTGTCTTGAGCGCTACCGACATCGGGCTCAATTTTGAAGGCCCCATTTCGCAGCGGTCTACCCTCAATTTTTCGGTAAGACGTTCGTATCTACAGTTTTTATTTTCGGCACTAGGCCTGCCCTTTTTACCTACCTACAACGACTATCAGTTCAAGTACAAACACAAAATCAGTGACAAGCTCCAGCTCAGTATCATCAGCTTGGGCGCATTGGACGAGTTTGGGCTAAACCTCAATGCCAACGAAACCGAAGAACAACGCTATATCCTCAACAATTTGCCCGTGAATAACCAGTGGAATTACAGCATCGGGGCGCGGCTGGATTGGTTCAGGAAAAACGGCTTCTACACCTTTGTGCTCAGCAGGAGTATGCTCAACAATGAAATTTTCAAATACCCCAACAATGACGAAAGCCTAGAACGTATTTTGGACTATCGCTCCCAAGAGATAGAGAATAAGCTACGCCTAGAGCGATACCTCAGCACAGCTGGAGGCTGGAAAATCACCTATGGCATTGGTTATGAGTTGATTAAATACAATAATCGCACCCGTAACCGCATCGATGTACCCTTTACGGTCAGTCCTACAGGAGTGATTTTGCGCGAATTTCAGAGTGATTTGGCATTTAACACCTATGCCGTTTTTGGGCAGGCAAGCCGCCGTCTAGCCAACGACAAGTTGGGCATTTCGATAGGATTCCGAATGGATGGAGCCGACTATGCGCCTACGATGGAAAACCCATTAGCGCAATTCTCCCCAAGGCTCTCCTTGTCTTACAGCTTTGCACCTCGTTGGGCTTTCAACTTCAACACTGGGATTTATTATCAGCGCGCACCGCTTACGGTGATGGGCTATCGCGAAGGGGAGCGCCTCGTCAATGCAGATAATGGCCTGCGCTACATCCGCAACCAACAAGTGGTCGGTGGCTTGGAGTACAACCTTCCCAAGAGCAACTCCCGCCTTACGGTAGAAGGGTTTCTGAAAGTATATGATCGTTATCCTTTTTTGCTGCAAGACAGCATTTCGTTGGCCAATCTAGGCTCTGATTTTGGGGTGATTGGCAATGCGCCCGTCAGCTCTACTTCCGAGGGGCGTAGTTATGGGGTAGAGTTCCTCTATCAGCGCAAACTAACCAAGGGGGTCTATGCCTTGGTGTCTTATACGTGGGTACGGAGTGAGTTTCAGGACAAAAACGGGCGCTTTATCCCCTCTGCTTGGGACAATCGCCATATCATCAACCTAACAGGAGGCTTCAAGTTTGGCAAAGACTGGGAACTGGGAGCAAGGTTTTTGCTTTCGGGGGCAGCGCCTTTTACGCCATTTGACGAAGCACGAAGCCTTACACGCTCCGTTTGGGATGTTACGGGCAGAGGAGTGCCTGACTATAACCGCCTTAATGAGGGCAGAGCTGGCGCATTTCACAACCTCAACCTGCGCATTGACAAAAAGTGGTTTTTCAGCCGATGGAGCTTCAACGCTTTCTTTGATATTCAGAATGCTTATGGCTTCCAGTTTATTGGTCAGCCTTTTATTGATGTGCAACGTGATGCTACCGGCAACCCTATCGTAGACCCCAACAACCCTGACCGTTACCTTGGGCGCACTTTTGAAAACGCTACCGGCACTACCTTGCCCAGCATCGGCCTGATTATAGAGCTATAG
- a CDS encoding 5-formyltetrahydrofolate cyclo-ligase, which translates to MTQALQKSELRQRFRAARLALSADAVESRSAQIAELFWAYIFRPEHRYIHSFLSIASNHEPNTWPIIEQLWQEHPQVRVVAPRVHRPTKTLQHLLIEPDTVLHTGGMSIPEPPNDALPIAIALLDVILVPLYCFDERGYRVGYGGGYYDKFLAQCAPKTLKVGISLLPPVAVIEGIAPYDIPLDYCLTPDKVWRFAQL; encoded by the coding sequence ATGACCCAAGCCTTACAAAAATCCGAACTCCGCCAGCGCTTCCGTGCTGCACGGCTGGCGTTATCTGCTGACGCTGTTGAGAGCCGCAGCGCGCAAATTGCCGAGCTATTTTGGGCCTATATCTTCCGCCCTGAGCACCGCTATATACACAGCTTTCTGTCTATTGCCTCCAACCACGAGCCTAATACTTGGCCTATCATTGAGCAGCTTTGGCAAGAGCACCCACAAGTGCGGGTGGTAGCTCCAAGGGTACACCGACCCACCAAAACGCTACAACACCTGCTCATTGAGCCTGATACGGTTCTTCATACCGGTGGGATGTCTATCCCGGAGCCGCCTAACGATGCGCTACCGATTGCCATAGCACTGCTGGATGTGATTCTGGTGCCTTTGTATTGCTTTGACGAACGCGGCTACCGGGTGGGGTATGGAGGAGGATATTACGATAAATTTTTGGCGCAATGCGCTCCAAAAACCTTGAAAGTGGGAATCAGTTTGTTGCCACCTGTCGCTGTGATAGAGGGGATAGCGCCTTATGATATCCCCCTCGACTACTGCCTAACACCCGACAAAGTTTGGCGTTTTGCTCAGTTGTAG
- a CDS encoding DEAD/DEAH box helicase, whose protein sequence is MTSDMKVAPTQPFKIVYAVFQHQYLGYLFEAFVVQANSKGELTFLHQSLSAQNAHEFAKGLDDKDLELIRLTDALRQEYILKKFYSKKIKPADFFLKVYENADDKNNKALIAQIDKYIEQTKQKIIQRLAGKLVYITAKDGNPIGKELQWATEPATVLFHFRRNEENTHYFPTIKYQGQKLDFMYKGAFLLANEPAWLVLEDTIYHFADGVDGQKLKPFLNKKFIVIPRKVEASYYEKFVSSLVASFDVYAKGFDIKPVETQPRAVLSYAEYAVSAASQGQLFGENPEEGQGSDQMLFQLHFDYGGFQVSAAQKQPTHVVLEPKDDSYIFYKINRRPDDEQRYLRQLSAWGLEFKHGTAIRRKTSAFGWLNEHQARLPEAGIVLEARTQQSRKYFVGTAKIEIQIKENNDWFDIFGEVQFGEFNIPFIKIRQLILQSQMEFALPNGQIAVIPQTWFEQYSTLLSFSEAHDNQTKLRRYHLAIVQDLQAGAHAQVSFSHKLERFRNFEQIEDYPMPEKFKGELRSYQKAGYNWMRFLQEYHFGGCLADDMGLGKTVQTLALIQAQYEDRSRKQPATLLVIPTSLIYNWQLEAHKFTPDLRVLVYAGPNRNKDVAQFAHYDLIITSYGIVRVDIELLSNYHFHYVILDESQAIKNPTANVSQAVRKLQARHRLLLTGTPLENSTLDLWSQMSFINPGLLGSQAFFKQSFLNPIEKQGDAQKAERLATVIKPFILRRHKAQVAKDLPEKVVNLQYCTMTPAQAEHYEQAKDRYRNEILNQIEQQGMAKTQMLIFKGLTELRQIANHPRMVDEGYQADSGKMEDVLYKVESLLSEGSKVLIFSQFVKHLSLFRTHFDRQGWGYAYLDGATTNRQAQVERFQEDPNTSIFLLSLKAGGVGLNLTAAEYVFLLDPWWNPAIEAQAIDRAHRIGQQNTVFAYKFITQNTVEEKILALQQRKQQLAENLITAEDSFVKSLSKEDVLSLLS, encoded by the coding sequence TTGACCTCAGACATGAAAGTAGCGCCTACACAACCATTCAAAATTGTCTATGCTGTTTTTCAGCATCAGTACCTTGGGTATCTGTTTGAAGCCTTTGTGGTACAAGCCAACAGCAAGGGTGAGCTGACCTTCTTGCATCAAAGCCTCTCGGCTCAAAACGCACATGAGTTTGCAAAAGGGCTGGACGATAAGGACTTAGAGCTTATACGCCTGACGGATGCATTGCGGCAAGAGTATATCCTCAAAAAGTTTTACAGTAAGAAAATCAAACCGGCTGATTTTTTTCTGAAGGTATATGAAAACGCCGATGACAAAAACAACAAGGCACTTATTGCACAGATAGATAAGTATATCGAGCAAACCAAGCAGAAAATCATCCAACGGCTTGCAGGCAAACTGGTATACATCACCGCCAAAGATGGCAACCCCATCGGCAAGGAGCTACAATGGGCCACCGAACCGGCTACGGTGCTGTTTCATTTCAGGCGCAACGAAGAAAATACACACTACTTTCCTACCATCAAATACCAAGGCCAAAAGCTTGATTTTATGTACAAGGGAGCCTTTTTGTTGGCCAATGAGCCTGCGTGGCTCGTATTGGAAGATACGATTTATCACTTTGCCGATGGGGTAGATGGCCAAAAACTGAAGCCTTTTCTAAACAAGAAGTTTATTGTCATCCCGCGCAAGGTAGAGGCCAGTTATTACGAAAAATTCGTCAGTAGCCTTGTGGCTTCTTTTGATGTCTATGCCAAAGGCTTCGATATCAAACCCGTAGAAACACAGCCTAGGGCGGTACTGAGCTATGCAGAGTATGCCGTTTCGGCAGCTTCCCAAGGCCAGCTTTTTGGCGAAAACCCCGAAGAGGGGCAAGGGAGTGATCAGATGCTCTTCCAGTTACATTTTGATTATGGGGGTTTTCAGGTAAGTGCAGCACAGAAACAGCCCACCCACGTAGTGTTGGAGCCTAAGGATGACTCCTACATATTTTACAAAATCAACCGCCGCCCCGACGACGAGCAGCGCTATCTGCGTCAGCTCAGCGCTTGGGGGCTGGAGTTCAAACACGGCACGGCCATCCGCCGCAAAACGAGCGCCTTTGGCTGGCTCAACGAACACCAAGCCCGGCTGCCAGAGGCCGGCATTGTGTTGGAAGCCCGCACACAACAGTCACGCAAATACTTTGTGGGAACGGCTAAAATCGAAATACAAATCAAGGAAAACAACGATTGGTTCGATATCTTCGGTGAGGTGCAGTTTGGCGAGTTCAACATCCCCTTTATCAAAATCCGCCAACTCATTCTCCAAAGCCAAATGGAGTTTGCCCTCCCCAACGGGCAGATTGCTGTGATCCCACAGACTTGGTTTGAGCAATACAGCACGCTGTTGAGTTTTTCGGAAGCCCACGACAACCAGACCAAGCTGCGCCGCTACCACTTGGCCATTGTTCAAGACCTACAGGCAGGCGCACACGCCCAAGTGTCTTTTAGTCATAAGTTGGAGCGATTCCGCAACTTTGAACAAATAGAAGACTACCCGATGCCGGAGAAGTTCAAAGGAGAGTTGCGTAGCTATCAAAAAGCTGGATACAACTGGATGCGGTTTTTGCAAGAATACCATTTTGGAGGCTGTCTAGCCGATGATATGGGCTTGGGCAAAACTGTCCAGACCTTGGCCCTCATTCAAGCTCAATATGAAGACCGTAGCCGCAAACAGCCCGCCACGCTCTTGGTCATCCCCACTTCTCTGATTTATAACTGGCAGCTCGAAGCACATAAATTCACGCCCGACCTGCGGGTATTGGTATATGCAGGGCCTAATCGCAACAAAGATGTGGCTCAGTTTGCGCATTACGACCTCATCATTACATCTTACGGCATTGTCAGGGTGGATATAGAACTGCTGAGCAACTACCATTTCCACTATGTCATCTTAGACGAATCACAAGCCATCAAAAACCCTACGGCCAATGTGTCGCAGGCTGTACGCAAGCTACAAGCCCGCCACCGCCTCTTGCTGACAGGTACTCCGCTCGAAAACAGCACCCTTGACCTATGGTCACAGATGTCTTTTATCAATCCGGGATTGTTGGGCTCACAGGCTTTTTTCAAGCAGAGCTTCCTCAACCCTATCGAGAAACAAGGCGATGCCCAAAAAGCCGAACGTTTGGCCACCGTCATCAAACCCTTTATCTTGCGCCGACACAAAGCGCAGGTAGCCAAAGACCTCCCCGAAAAGGTGGTCAATCTACAATATTGTACGATGACTCCGGCACAGGCCGAGCATTATGAGCAGGCCAAAGACCGCTACCGCAATGAGATTCTGAATCAGATAGAGCAGCAGGGGATGGCTAAAACCCAAATGCTTATCTTCAAAGGGCTTACGGAGCTGCGCCAAATCGCCAACCACCCCCGCATGGTTGATGAAGGCTACCAAGCTGATTCGGGCAAGATGGAGGATGTGTTGTATAAAGTAGAAAGCTTGCTGAGTGAAGGGAGTAAGGTGTTGATATTCAGTCAGTTTGTGAAACATCTAAGCTTATTCCGTACTCACTTCGACCGTCAGGGCTGGGGCTATGCCTACCTCGATGGAGCCACCACCAACCGCCAAGCCCAAGTGGAGCGCTTCCAAGAAGACCCCAACACCTCCATCTTTTTGCTGTCGCTCAAGGCCGGAGGCGTGGGGCTAAACCTCACCGCAGCAGAGTACGTCTTCTTGCTGGATCCTTGGTGGAACCCTGCCATCGAGGCGCAGGCCATCGACCGTGCGCACCGTATTGGTCAGCAAAACACCGTATTTGCCTATAAATTTATCACACAAAACACCGTAGAAGAAAAAATCTTGGCCCTTCAACAACGCAAACAACAGCTGGCCGAAAACCTCATCACGGCAGAAGACAGCTTTGTCAAATCGCTTAGCAAGGAAGATGTGTTGAGCCTGTTGAGCTAG
- a CDS encoding TetR/AcrR family transcriptional regulator yields MFIEHLLAYHLQRTAEIAEQEAACNTIDPELISVLVAYKTDLRFNRQLRVQRDTAPFSTCFEASNKLFTKPFISLWQKELNLTQQPQIAEALFELALENFYLQITEATLNKAWLTAYFAKLKQLVHVLKSTPDLSKLYGSD; encoded by the coding sequence GTGTTTATCGAACATCTTTTGGCCTATCACTTACAGAGAACTGCCGAAATCGCCGAGCAAGAAGCCGCCTGCAACACAATTGACCCAGAACTTATCAGCGTATTGGTAGCCTACAAGACTGATTTGCGCTTTAACCGACAGCTCAGGGTACAACGCGACACCGCGCCTTTCAGTACTTGCTTTGAGGCCTCCAACAAGCTGTTTACGAAACCCTTCATCTCCCTATGGCAAAAGGAGCTAAACCTCACCCAACAACCACAAATAGCTGAAGCACTGTTTGAATTGGCGCTCGAAAATTTTTATCTACAAATCACAGAAGCTACCCTAAACAAGGCTTGGTTGACGGCGTATTTTGCCAAACTCAAACAACTGGTACACGTGCTGAAATCAACCCCCGATTTATCAAAACTGTACGGTAGCGATTAA
- the pdhA gene encoding pyruvate dehydrogenase (acetyl-transferring) E1 component subunit alpha, with protein MATTKTKTTKNKRDTSSAEFSAETYLYWYRSMQLQRKFEEKAGQLYGRQKIKGFCHLYIGQEACSSGAVTALKAGDKWITAYRDHGHPLALGTPAKAVMAELFAKATGVSKGKGGSMHMFDKERNFVGGHGIVGGQVPLGAGLAFAEQYLGTDNLCICYMGDGAVRQGALHEAFNMAMLWKLPVIFVIENNGYAMGTSVQRTSNVTDLYLIGQAYDMPAAPVDGMNVEAVHTAVAEAAARARAGEGPTLLEFRTYRYKGHSMSDPAKYRSKDEVEEYKQLDPIEQVRKTILDKKIATEADLKAIDDQIKIEVEESVQFAEESPYPDPSEAFTDVYVQPDYPFVKN; from the coding sequence ATGGCAACAACAAAAACGAAAACAACAAAAAACAAACGAGATACCTCCAGCGCTGAATTTTCTGCTGAAACTTACCTCTACTGGTATCGCAGCATGCAGTTGCAGCGTAAGTTTGAAGAAAAAGCCGGCCAACTCTATGGCCGCCAAAAAATCAAAGGTTTCTGCCACCTTTACATAGGCCAAGAGGCTTGTAGCTCTGGTGCGGTAACAGCTCTCAAGGCTGGCGATAAGTGGATTACGGCCTACCGCGACCACGGCCACCCCTTGGCGCTAGGAACTCCGGCCAAGGCCGTTATGGCAGAGCTTTTTGCCAAAGCCACCGGCGTATCAAAAGGCAAAGGCGGCTCAATGCACATGTTTGATAAAGAACGCAACTTCGTAGGCGGACACGGCATCGTGGGCGGCCAAGTACCGCTAGGAGCCGGGCTTGCCTTTGCTGAGCAATACCTAGGCACAGACAACCTCTGTATCTGCTACATGGGCGACGGTGCTGTGCGTCAAGGAGCTCTACACGAGGCCTTCAATATGGCCATGCTCTGGAAACTACCGGTGATTTTCGTTATCGAAAACAATGGCTACGCCATGGGTACTTCCGTACAACGTACCTCCAACGTAACCGACCTCTACCTCATAGGCCAGGCCTATGATATGCCTGCCGCCCCCGTAGACGGGATGAATGTAGAGGCTGTACACACTGCTGTAGCCGAAGCTGCTGCCCGTGCACGTGCCGGCGAAGGACCTACCCTGCTGGAGTTCCGTACATACCGCTACAAAGGACACTCTATGTCTGACCCTGCCAAATACCGCAGCAAAGATGAGGTAGAAGAATACAAGCAACTTGACCCCATAGAGCAGGTGCGTAAGACTATCTTAGATAAAAAAATAGCCACCGAAGCAGACCTCAAAGCCATCGATGACCAAATCAAAATAGAGGTCGAAGAATCTGTACAGTTTGCTGAAGAGTCTCCTTACCCAGACCCATCAGAGGCTTTCACCGATGTGTATGTACAGCCAGACTACCCCTTTGTGAAAAACTAA
- a CDS encoding sodium:solute symporter, translated as MSAPLVISIIFIYFFGLLGIASLTAKQTDTRGFFVANRQSPWYLVAFGMIGSSLSGVTFISIPGAVYYNQFSYFQVVLGYLVGYAVIALVLMPLYYRLNLISIYGYLEQRFGTASYRTGAWFFLLSRLIGAAFRLFLAAMVLHIGIFKAWHVPFELTVVLSLFLIWIYTFRGGIKTIVWTDTLQTAFMLLAVGMSIYLIWQELGWSWAQLSDTLGRSGYTKVFFWDDWTSPDYFLKQFWSGAFLALVMTGLDQDMMQKNLTCRTLQDAQKNVFWFSLVLVVVNFAFLLLGALLYVYAQTKGITLPTNEAGKVITDNVYPMLAFNHFGVLAGVCFLLGIVSATYSSADSALTALTTSFTVDILDAERRLEEADRKRLVRRVHIGMAAVMALVMIVFNYINDQSVIQSLFKVAGFTYGPLLGLYAFGLMSKRPVHDRWVPLVCVLAPVFCILLNQYSAQLLWGYKFGFEILIVNGMLTFLGLWAISYPQNTD; from the coding sequence ATGAGTGCGCCATTAGTAATTTCGATTATTTTTATATATTTTTTTGGCTTATTGGGCATCGCCAGCTTGACAGCCAAACAAACAGATACAAGAGGTTTTTTTGTGGCCAATAGGCAGTCCCCTTGGTATTTGGTGGCTTTTGGGATGATAGGTTCCTCTTTGTCAGGGGTTACATTTATTTCTATCCCCGGGGCAGTATATTACAATCAGTTTTCATACTTCCAAGTAGTTTTGGGCTACTTGGTAGGTTATGCTGTGATTGCCCTAGTGTTGATGCCCTTGTATTACAGGCTCAACTTGATTTCAATTTATGGCTATTTAGAACAGCGTTTCGGAACAGCATCCTACCGTACTGGGGCTTGGTTTTTCTTGCTCTCTCGCTTGATTGGGGCTGCTTTTAGGCTTTTCTTGGCTGCAATGGTACTGCATATAGGCATTTTCAAGGCATGGCACGTGCCCTTTGAGCTAACCGTAGTGTTGAGTTTGTTCTTGATTTGGATTTATACCTTCAGGGGTGGAATCAAGACCATCGTTTGGACGGATACTCTACAAACGGCCTTTATGTTGTTGGCTGTGGGAATGAGTATTTACCTCATCTGGCAAGAACTGGGCTGGTCGTGGGCGCAACTTTCTGATACTTTGGGGCGGAGCGGCTATACAAAGGTGTTTTTTTGGGACGACTGGACTAGCCCCGATTACTTCCTGAAGCAGTTTTGGTCAGGGGCTTTTTTGGCCTTGGTAATGACTGGCCTCGACCAAGATATGATGCAAAAAAACCTGACTTGCCGTACCCTACAAGATGCACAGAAGAATGTCTTCTGGTTCAGTTTGGTCTTGGTTGTAGTCAATTTTGCGTTTTTGTTGCTAGGGGCTTTGCTGTATGTATATGCGCAAACCAAAGGCATTACTTTACCCACCAACGAGGCCGGAAAAGTAATCACAGACAATGTATACCCAATGTTAGCCTTCAACCATTTTGGGGTATTGGCCGGTGTATGTTTCTTGTTGGGCATTGTGTCTGCAACCTATTCTAGTGCCGACTCCGCACTGACCGCGCTGACCACCAGTTTTACAGTAGACATCCTAGACGCAGAGCGACGGTTAGAGGAAGCTGACCGCAAGCGACTAGTACGCCGGGTACACATTGGAATGGCGGCAGTGATGGCCTTGGTGATGATTGTCTTCAACTATATCAACGACCAAAGTGTCATTCAAAGCTTATTCAAAGTAGCGGGGTTTACCTATGGGCCTTTGTTGGGGTTGTATGCCTTCGGGCTGATGAGCAAGCGCCCCGTACACGACCGTTGGGTTCCCTTGGTCTGTGTGTTGGCCCCCGTATTTTGTATCCTACTCAACCAGTATTCAGCACAGCTACTATGGGGCTATAAGTTTGGTTTTGAAATCTTGATTGTCAACGGAATGCTGACGTTTTTGGGGCTATGGGCAATTTCGTATCCCCAAAACACTGATTGA
- the hisD gene encoding histidinol dehydrogenase: protein MKIILHPERSAWADLTIRTSLDTYEDLERAVKPILRAVKRSGDAALRRYIYKYDKVRVKDFMVGAEEFEEAQSYVSEDLKKAIQQAKYNIAQFHMNQRVSNKKIETVEGVRCWQRSVGIRRVGLYVPSRHAPLFSTILMLGIPANIAGCGETILCSTPDREGRLHPIILYTAKLLNISKVFKVGGVQAIAAMAYGTESIPKVNKIFGPSNQYVTVAKQLVSKQDVAVDLPAGPSELLVLADESANPAFVAADLIANAEHFNNSQPMLLSSSEELVKKVLAEIKRQLPGSSRPESAAKDLEQAHAIVFQSNVEAIEFINMYAPETLSLAIQNAEAVSERIYNAGAIYIGHYTPESISYAAGPNNTLPTNGYAKAYSGLSLDSFVRKINCYDVTAQGLKNIGKHVEEIASAEDLMARKNAVSIRLTNSD from the coding sequence ATGAAAATCATACTTCATCCCGAACGCAGTGCTTGGGCGGATTTGACCATCCGCACCTCCTTAGATACCTACGAAGATCTGGAGCGCGCCGTAAAACCTATCTTGCGCGCCGTAAAACGCAGTGGCGACGCAGCCCTACGCCGCTATATTTACAAATATGACAAAGTACGTGTCAAAGATTTTATGGTGGGTGCTGAAGAATTTGAAGAAGCGCAAAGCTACGTGAGTGAAGATTTAAAAAAGGCCATACAGCAGGCTAAATACAACATTGCACAGTTTCATATGAATCAGCGCGTTTCGAACAAAAAAATCGAGACCGTGGAAGGCGTCCGATGCTGGCAACGGAGTGTGGGTATCCGCCGTGTGGGTTTGTATGTACCCAGCAGGCACGCACCGCTGTTTTCAACGATTCTGATGCTGGGCATTCCGGCCAATATTGCCGGCTGTGGCGAAACAATCCTCTGCTCTACCCCTGACCGTGAGGGTCGATTACATCCCATTATTCTCTACACTGCCAAGCTGCTCAATATCAGCAAGGTCTTCAAAGTAGGGGGTGTACAGGCCATCGCCGCAATGGCTTATGGTACAGAAAGTATCCCCAAAGTCAATAAGATATTTGGCCCTAGCAATCAATATGTAACTGTTGCCAAGCAACTAGTCAGCAAACAAGATGTAGCAGTAGATTTACCCGCAGGCCCTTCGGAGCTACTGGTATTGGCTGATGAGAGCGCCAACCCTGCTTTTGTAGCTGCTGACTTAATCGCCAATGCTGAGCACTTCAACAACAGTCAGCCAATGCTCTTGTCCTCATCAGAAGAGCTTGTCAAAAAAGTGCTGGCCGAAATCAAGCGCCAGCTCCCGGGTTCGAGTCGCCCCGAAAGCGCCGCCAAAGACCTAGAACAAGCCCACGCCATTGTTTTTCAGAGCAATGTGGAGGCCATCGAGTTTATCAATATGTATGCCCCCGAAACGCTCAGCTTGGCCATTCAAAACGCTGAGGCTGTCAGTGAGCGTATCTACAACGCTGGCGCTATCTACATCGGCCATTATACTCCCGAAAGTATCAGTTATGCAGCCGGGCCAAATAATACCCTCCCAACCAACGGCTATGCTAAGGCATACAGCGGCCTTTCGTTGGATAGTTTTGTGCGCAAAATCAACTGCTATGATGTAACAGCTCAAGGCCTGAAGAATATCGGCAAACACGTGGAAGAAATCGCCTCTGCCGAAGACTTGATGGCGCGTAAAAACGCAGTGTCTATCCGATTGACGAATTCGGATTGA